TTTTTATTATGACATTATATGTGTTGATTAATTGAAGATTTGTTTCAATGTCTTGACTGTTAAACTTATTTTGAATAAATTCCTTCTGATTTATGAGAATTTGTGTTGAAGCTTGATAAATCGGTGTCAGAAAGAAGTAGCTAGTTGTTCCTGCAATTGTTAATGCTATGAAGAGTGTACTAAAAATGAGGACAATCCGTTTCTTAACTATCTTAAAAATTTCATGTAAACTAATTGTTTCCTCCATAATAGTTTCCCCCTAGCGCTCGTCCATTATAATAGTTCAACTTTTCATTCATAAATGACGGCTTTTTTTGAAACCGACTGGTGGCAAAGGTAGAAACTCTGTACCAAATAGGACGTGTTTTGCATTTTCACTAAAGTAAGTCACATGACTTTCAGAAAATTTTTTCTCTACATATTGGTATGCTTTTTTTAACAAAAATGGTCTTTTTACATAATGATGTGCATCAGAGGAAATAAAATGCACTAAATTGTGTTTGATTAATTTCTTGGTGTACATTTTTAAACTTCTCCCATTTGCTCCAATTAAACTCGAAGCTGTAATTTGGATAAGAGCTCCTTTATTTACAAACTCATATAGCAATTGTTTGTTTCTTCTTAGTTCAGAATTTCTTTCTGGATGTGCAATAATTGGAATGTATCCTTTCAGTTGGATCTGATAAAAGGATTCTAAAGTTTGAGCAGGAATATGGTTGTAAGGTAATTCTATTAATATATATTTGCCACTGTTTGCCAAGGTTAATAAATTATTATCTAAATCTTCAAGAATATTCGGAGTTAAATGGATTTCTTGCCCAGGAAGAATTTTCACAGGAATATTTTTGTTGGATAGCTCTCTAAATATACTTGCTACTGCTTCTTTCACTACTATAGAAGAGTTCATATATTTTCCATTCAAATGATGCGGAGTAGCAATTATATGTGTTACCCCATTTGCAACTGCATTTGCAGCTAGTAATATTGCTTCCTCCATGGACTGTGCTCCGTCATCTAGTCCTGGTAAAATGTGATTATGGATATCTACAAGCACTTCTACTACTCCTTTTGAAAAATTATTAAAATATATAACTTGTCCATGTAGCCCATCCTCAATGGGCCCCCTTTCCTGTAATAACGATTAGAATAGTTCTTATTACAATCTTTATATCTAGCAAAAATGAACAATGATGCACATAATACAAATCATGCACTACTTTTTCTCCATGAGTAATTTGAGATCTACCATGAACTTGGGCATATCCCGTAATTCCTGGCTTGACGAGAAGTCGTTTCTTTTGTTCGTTAGAGTAGCAATTTGTTATTTCTACCATTTCAGGTCGAGGTCCTATAAAACTCATATCCCCTTTAAGTACATTCCATAATTGAGGAATTTCATCTATGCTGAACTTCCTATATATTTTTCCTAAGGTTGTAATGTTTAAATGATCCGGTTTAGCAAATGAAAAGTCCTTTGGTACTTCATCTAGCCATTCATATTGATGACTGCTTGATTCCTCTGATTCTGTATCCATTGTTCGAAATTTCCAAATGGTAAAAGAAGCATTGTTTATACCAGCTCTTGCTTGTTTAAATAAGATAGGTCTTCCAGAAAACAGGAGCAGAATAATAGAAAAAAGAAATAGTAGTGGAGTACAAACAATCAGCAACAACATGCTCCCTAAGATATCCAGGCATCTTTTTCCAATACGTTGATACAAGTAATGGTTAGTTTGCTGAAACATCATGTTTTTAATATTTACCAAAGCACAGTCTCCTTTATTATTCATAAAAAATATGGTATTAAGAGAGTATATTCACCTCCTCTATCAAAAAAGAACCAATAAAAATAACTTCGGGACAAGTTTGTAGAAACAAAAATAAGCTGTCTCAAGGGATTACCCTTAGGACAGCTTAAAATATTATTTTAAAGTATTATAAACGGAATTATTAGATTATTTTATAATGCTTTTTGCAATTGGCAATAGCTCTTTCTTTTCATCAAAATTTTCGTCAGTGAGATTAGCTATTATTTGTACAAGCATTGTTTTTGAGTCGGCTTCTTTAACAAAAAGGATTGTTTGTTCTTTCTTGTTAACTATGAAGTCTACTCCTTCTTCTGTTATCATTGTGTAGCCTTCCAAAATTTTTGTTGTCATCATTCCAGCTGAGGGTTGCAAAATTATTTGAATTCCTCCAAAATCATTTTCATTTTCCTTATACATAAGTGTTACATAATCTACGTTGTTAGAAAATTCACCTTCCTTCGTTATATATTTTAAATTATTTTCTTTAGCTTCCTTATACATTTCTTCCGCAACTACTTCTGGATCATGATCAGCAATTTCATAATATACTGTACCTTCTGTAAAAGTATAATTATTTATTAAGCTCTCCGGGAATACAAGAGACCCTTTATAAAAATCTGGTATTTTTTCTCGCGTCAGAATTTTTTCACCATTACTTCTCCATGTTAATATGGTAGCTCCTAGTTCTTCATATTCATCAACTGATAAAAAATATTGGAATTTTCCATCTGGCACTGCCTTATTTAGCTTATCTTGTATATTAATATTTTTACTTTGGTATTCTACCCTTTTTTTCTCATCGTCTTCCATCGTTTTTACGACAAAAATTTCTTCACCTTCGGAATTAAAAAGCTTCCATCCGGTATATTGCATGGCTGTAGCTATAGATGCAGTTAAAAATATCGAAAGCAAAATAGCGATAAATGACGCTCTCAAACAAAGTGGTTTATACGTTTTTTTACGTTCAATTAGTTTATTCTTTAGCGAATCTCTATGCTCTATCTGTGGGACGGCTTGGCTTTTCAAACGTATTTCAAACTCTTCATACGTTTTGATTTTATTGTCCATTATCTGATCTCCTTTCTATTATTTTTTGGATTTTCGCTTTTATTCGTTCAAATCGTTTTCTAGCATTAGGAATACTAATTTCTAAAATAGACGCTATTTCTGTAAAATCTTTATCTTCTATTATTCTTAAAACGATTAATGCTCTCTCTTTTGGTTTCAATTGGGCCAATATGTAACTTAATTCGAAGTCACTATAATCACCGCTACTGTCAGTTTCTTTTTGTAATCTTCCCTTTTCAGCAAATGGAATAAATTCAATCATCTTTTTTCTCTTAATCTTATTTAGACAATAGTTGTACGCAATTCTATATAACCAAGCACTGCTATTACTAATTTCCATCAGTTTCTTACTCTGAAATGCTTTAATGAATACTTCCTGTGCAGCGTCTTCCGCATCGTGCGCATTTCTCAAGATGTTATAACAATACACATAGATTTTTTGATGGTATTCCTTTAGCAATTCCTCCACCTTCGTCTCATGCGACTCCTCGATTACATATTCCGTTACATTTGTATACATTGTCTATGCACCTCCTTTTCTCGTCTCTATATGTAAGACAAACAACTACATTAGAATGTGACAATTAAAAAACACCGGATATTATAAACCGGTGTTTTTCCTTTTATATTTTTTAGGTTTTTTCGATATTCCCTCTGCAATCAGATTAAAACAATAGATTAAGAGCATGAAAATCAATAAAGGTGGAATAATCATCCAAAACTGCTTTGTTACAAAGACATCTCTCGAAATTGCTATCATCCCAGAAATCTCGGATATATCAGGCTTTAATCGATAAGGTGTATCTTCGTAATAAGCCGCTCCCCCTACAAAAATCGAAAGTATTCCTAAATGAACAAACATTTGAAGCACTTGTACAATATGCTGAGTCCAAAATAAAACTAGCTTTGTCCATAACTGTGGGTTAATATGCTTCCATATGACCCAAGTTAATGACCCCCCCATAATTACAGAGTTTTGAACATACTCTTTTTTTAAGGTTTCATTCATTTCATTTCCAATTGAACTCGTTGTGACGGGTAAGACAATGATTGACATGATTAGAACTTGTAACACTAATCGCTCCGTTAATGTAGTATTCCAAACCCCTGTAGAATTAATAAGTACTGGAACTAATAAGATAAATACAAGCAAAGTTAATGGTAGAAAATGCATGCCATCTGCTATCGCATTTATCACTTTTCGGCTTTTATTATTCATATAAAATACATACACAATCGCCATTATATATCCAACAACTATTCGAATCGTTGCAATTATTAATGTGAGCAGTATAGTATATTTCACACCGACTAATAACTGTTGCAAAATAGAATAACCATAAGAATCTGTCCCAAAGAATACACTTTTAGATGGGGGATGTGGTGCTTTGCTTATTAACTTTCCATCTTCATTATAAATATAATTAATTTGATCGATTTGATCATGAAATAAAATGTTGTATAAAAAACTAATAGATAACAGCCCAAACACGATTAAAATTGGGAGGATTATGTCCCAGCGCTTAAATCGAATTCTAAATGTTGATAAGCTGATTCTTTTATTGCTAATTTTAAATAGTGAATTTAGTTGTTGACTATGTAAAAACGGCAAATTATATTTCTCAAAAATGACGTTTCTCTCTACATTTCCTTTATATACAAAATTCTCTACGAATGAATAAAAGATAAAAAATGGTGTAAACACCGATAAAAGAATAAATGTTATACCTGTGGGGCTAAAGTCCGCTCTTAAATAATAAAGAATTCCCTTCATCCCAAATAGATATTCAATTATAACTAAAGAGGATAAAGTGAGCCAAATAATTGACTTAGACTGAAAAAATGCACTTTTCAAGACGTTGGAACTACAATGCCTTATTAATATTTCTACCTTATTCAAACCTTTAGATTTTGCCAATTCCACATATGGCTGGTTCAACTCTTCTTTATATATCAAAAGGAAAAGTTTGAAAAACAATAATGTCGGAATAACTGATAAGCATACAATAGGGGCAACATATACCAAATTACCACCTAAACTATAAAAAGATAAAATCCGGTACCCAGTTGCTAAATATACTTGAACTACAACCATTTGAATCAGAAAGACGTATGAAAAATCGGGAAATGACTCTAGAATTTTGGTTATTTGTAGAACAATTTTTTTTAACGTTCTATTCGATAACATCGTTAGAAATGCCAATAGAAGCGCAGTAATAAAAGACAACAATATAGATGAAATTAAAACAGACATAGAGTATAGATAAGGACCTTTAAAATATTCGAGGAAAGATACTTTTCCTCTCTCAATCATGGAAGTATTAAAATAGCTCAAATACCATTTAGATGGATTTGCTATATCCTTTAATAACCCAACAAAAGTCTTGAAATACACGTGAAAATCAAAAGCATCATTTATTGTAAATAGCGTAGGTGTGCAGCTAATTAACATAATCCCTAGTAGGCCGAGCAAAAATTTAAATAAAACGCTTACAATTCTACTCATATTAATACCCTCCTATCTAACTACCAACATATCAGTTGATAAAATATTCCCTATAAATGAAGAAAGAAACTGCAAGTGTAAGTAGAAAATAAATAAGAGATCCTATAAAAACGAAAGATACACTGTTTACTCGTTGAGTAAAGTCCATTTTTATACCTGTTTGACCTTGTATTAGCATATCCATTTGCCGACTCTTTGTTCCACTTTTATTTGTGACGATATAAATTATAAATATCGCTACAATTCCAAAAGGAATCGCAATATCTATAAAACTAGCATTAAATAAAAATGTAATAATCCAATTTACAATTCCTAAACTTGCTACAGTAATTAGTAATGTAATTATTTTTCTCATAATATCCCTCCGTTTAATCAAACTAGGTTTCTTTATTTCCTAAATTCCCCTTCTTTAATTCATTTACGTTTTTATATTGAATTAGTTTCATAAATAAAAAAATTAACACTACACCCTATATTATCGAGCTGAAATGATAGCATTTTATTCTTTTTAAAAAAGACTTAAGTCCCAGTTAGTCTATGCTCATATTCCACTAAAACCGGCAAAAATTCTGATCTTCTACAGAATACAGCTACCATTTTGTTGTTAAACGGAAAAATGGAGCTTATACCATGAATCGATTTAGAACTTTTTGGCACCTCTATTGATTAGCTAATTATTCCCAAAAACATATGTGAATTAACTAAAGTTAACCAACGAATTATATTTTAGAAATAGTGCGCAGTATGCCCCCTCGTGTTGCACCCGAGTGGATCTCATTCTTCGGCTCATGCAGCCCGACGCGCTCCGGCAATAAGTATCTTCATTTTCTGAAAAAATCCAATAAATGGCTGAATGAGACATATCAGGTTATGAACGCGACATACTACCCTTTGAGAGCGACAAAACCTATTCCGAGCTCAACATACATCTCTAAGCAAAGCCTTTACTTGGCATGAGGTGTGTCTATTAATGGTGCACTATTTTAATGTTGAGCATATGCCTTAATATTGTAGGATAATCGCACTGATTAGCTAGCAAACTTCCTTGGATTGGAGCGTCAGGCAGCTATTCCAGACGGAGGTCAACAGGATGTTGGTTACGAAGGCGTTGCCACACGATGTGACGCTCTAAGCCTTCGTTCCTCGGAGACAGATGAGCTATCACAAACGGCGCGCATGCGAGGGTGCTGGCTCATCACTCCCCCCGAGGAAAGTGTCCGCCTAGAGCGGAAATATTAGCGGCTACTAAGTCGTACTATTTCTGAAGTGTACCAAGTAAACCGATAATGTGTTTATGCAAATGGATTCTATGGACCCTTTTTTGCTGAAATGTAAGAAAATAGTTAATCGACAGACGTGCTTTTTGGTATTTATTCTTACTCGTGTTAGCATACTGGGACTGGCTATCAGCGATTGATTATACAAAATTTTTGAAGGAAGATTATGAATTGTATGTATGATGTTGTTATTATTGGTGGGGGGCCATGTGGGTTATCAACGGGGCTTGCTCTTCAAGAAAAAGGTCTTTCTTATGTAATTATTGAAAAAGAGGCGATTGGCAATTCTATAGTCAATTGTCCATTACATATGACTTTCTATAGTACATCCGATCGTTTAGAAATTGGCAATATACCTTTTCTCTCTCAAGATGTACGTCCTTCTCGAAATGAGTTACTAAAATATTATCGCTTAGTATCAGAGAGGCAAGATATTAATATTAGATGCTATCAAAAAGTAAATTCTATTACTAAAAATACAGCATCCTTTACTATCCACTCTGAAGATCGTGTAGGCAATGCCATTCCATACGAGGCGCGGATAATTGTTCTTGCAACTGGTATTTTCGATACCCCTAGAAAGTTAGAGGTAGCTGGAGAAAGTTTATCCAAGGTATCACATTATAATAAAGAGGGTCACAATTATTTTGGATAACTTGTTACAGTCGTAGGTGGTAAAAATTCAGCGATTGAAGCTGCGATTGATCTTTATCGTAACGGTTCCTATGTTACACTTGTACACCGTGGAGAAACTGTCCTAGAAGGCATTAAACCATCCTTGCTCTTGGATATGCGTAACCTCCTAAAGAAAGAACAAATAAACTTTTATCCGAATTCAACCATTGCAAATATAGATGAAACAACCATTAGTATAATATCTTCCAATGGAACAGTTTCCATACAAAATGACTTTTTTTTTCCCCTCATGGGGTATCAGCCTAATACTTCATTGCTCCAAAGTATCGGTATTCAAACCGACTTTTCTACGCTAGTTCCTTCATTTAATCCTAAAACACACGAATCCAATGTCAAAAACATTTTTCTTTCTGGAGTTGTAACTGGTGGTATTACCAATAGTGTGTACATTGGAGATGTACTATTTCACGGTTTGAAAATTGCAGAAGAAATTGCGCAACGCCTTTCCTATGTATAATTCATTAAAGGCTCTACCAATCACATTCATGTAATTGGTAGAACCTTTATCCTAGAAAATACTTAAATCCCATGTATCTGCAATCTTTTTCAACAACATAACACCCGCTACACTGCTTCCATATTCGTCAATAGCTGGTCCGTAAATGCCAATTCCGCATCCTTCTTGGAAAGGAAATTCTTCATTTCTAACACGTGGAGGAACGGCTGACATTATCCCACCGGATACTCCCGTTTTTGCTGGTATTCCAATATAAGCAGCAAATTTACCAGAAGCATTATAAACCCCACAAGTCAGCATTAAACTTTTAGCTAATCTGGCTACTTCTTTAGGAAGAACTTGTTCCTTTCGGATTGGATGATATCCATCCTGTGCCAAGATTAATCCTATTATAGCGATGTCTTCCGTAGTTACTTCAAGCGAACATTGTTTCAAATATACTTCTAAAGCTTCCTCAACCTCTATTTCTAAATAGCCTGTTTCTTTTAAATAATAGGCTAAAGCTCTATTTCGATTTGCTGTTTGCCATTCTGAGACAAATACTTCCTCATTTAATGAAGGTCGTTTCCCAACCATTTTCTCCATTAATAAATAGATAGATTCTAATTTTTCTTGTGGAGTTTGTCCTGGAAGAATGGCAGAAACTGTAATTGCTCCCGCATTAATCATCGGGTTAAATGGCTTTCCTGGCTTATGCATTTCTAAACGAATAATGGAGTTAAATGGATCACCAGTTGGTTCTAAATCCACTCTATCTAATACATAAGGAATACCATGGTGCATGCATGCGGCGATAAAACTGATAACTTTGGAAATACTTTGTAAAGTAAAAGGAACATTCCAATCACCAGACTTTATCATAGTACCATCTGGCCCTATAATGGAGATACCTAAATTGGAAGAGTTGACCTTCTCTAAAGCTGGGATGTAAGAAGCATTTTTACCTTCCTTAGAAAAGGTACGATAATGCGCCACCCAGTCATCTATATTATTCATATTTTGATTTTCTTTTTGAATACTCGAATCATCAATCATTTTTTCCATATTATCCATCCCTCTACCATGAAGTTGCTGCGTTACTGTTCATAAATTGATTCTGTTTTCTTAATATAGAATAGAACAACATTCAAAAAATTACTATCAATATTATTAAATAAAAGAAAATGCTTGAAAATCAGTCTTCGTCTTACATGCAAAGTGCAATATCAAAAAAAAAAGTTACAATGACCACTAATTGCGGTGATTGTAACTTTTTACTCCCGATAATCGCATGCACTCATTTGAATGTCACTAAAAAGGGAAGAGACAGTGCCATTTGAAACCGAATGAAAATATTCTAATACGTTAAAATTCATGTCTTCCTATCCTATTCTCCATCGCTATCATCTTCTTCTGTTTCTCTTGATGGTAATATTCCCATTTTCTCCAC
The nucleotide sequence above comes from Psychrobacillus glaciei. Encoded proteins:
- a CDS encoding tyrosine-protein phosphatase; this encodes MLVDIHNHILPGLDDGAQSMEEAILLAANAVANGVTHIIATPHHLNGKYMNSSIVVKEAVASIFRELSNKNIPVKILPGQEIHLTPNILEDLDNNLLTLANSGKYILIELPYNHIPAQTLESFYQIQLKGYIPIIAHPERNSELRRNKQLLYEFVNKGALIQITASSLIGANGRSLKMYTKKLIKHNLVHFISSDAHHYVKRPFLLKKAYQYVEKKFSESHVTYFSENAKHVLFGTEFLPLPPVGFKKSRHL
- a CDS encoding ABC transporter permease subunit codes for the protein MSRIVSVLFKFLLGLLGIMLISCTPTLFTINDAFDFHVYFKTFVGLLKDIANPSKWYLSYFNTSMIERGKVSFLEYFKGPYLYSMSVLISSILLSFITALLLAFLTMLSNRTLKKIVLQITKILESFPDFSYVFLIQMVVVQVYLATGYRILSFYSLGGNLVYVAPIVCLSVIPTLLFFKLFLLIYKEELNQPYVELAKSKGLNKVEILIRHCSSNVLKSAFFQSKSIIWLTLSSLVIIEYLFGMKGILYYLRADFSPTGITFILLSVFTPFFIFYSFVENFVYKGNVERNVIFEKYNLPFLHSQQLNSLFKISNKRISLSTFRIRFKRWDIILPILIVFGLLSISFLYNILFHDQIDQINYIYNEDGKLISKAPHPPSKSVFFGTDSYGYSILQQLLVGVKYTILLTLIIATIRIVVGYIMAIVYVFYMNNKSRKVINAIADGMHFLPLTLLVFILLVPVLINSTGVWNTTLTERLVLQVLIMSIIVLPVTTSSIGNEMNETLKKEYVQNSVIMGGSLTWVIWKHINPQLWTKLVLFWTQHIVQVLQMFVHLGILSIFVGGAAYYEDTPYRLKPDISEISGMIAISRDVFVTKQFWMIIPPLLIFMLLIYCFNLIAEGISKKPKKYKRKNTGL
- a CDS encoding RNA polymerase sigma factor yields the protein MYTNVTEYVIEESHETKVEELLKEYHQKIYVYCYNILRNAHDAEDAAQEVFIKAFQSKKLMEISNSSAWLYRIAYNYCLNKIKRKKMIEFIPFAEKGRLQKETDSSGDYSDFELSYILAQLKPKERALIVLRIIEDKDFTEIASILEISIPNARKRFERIKAKIQKIIERRSDNGQ
- a CDS encoding sugar transferase, with product MVNIKNMMFQQTNHYLYQRIGKRCLDILGSMLLLIVCTPLLFLFSIILLLFSGRPILFKQARAGINNASFTIWKFRTMDTESEESSSHQYEWLDEVPKDFSFAKPDHLNITTLGKIYRKFSIDEIPQLWNVLKGDMSFIGPRPEMVEITNCYSNEQKKRLLVKPGITGYAQVHGRSQITHGEKVVHDLYYVHHCSFLLDIKIVIRTILIVITGKGAH
- a CDS encoding glutaminase; translated protein: MIDDSSIQKENQNMNNIDDWVAHYRTFSKEGKNASYIPALEKVNSSNLGISIIGPDGTMIKSGDWNVPFTLQSISKVISFIAACMHHGIPYVLDRVDLEPTGDPFNSIIRLEMHKPGKPFNPMINAGAITVSAILPGQTPQEKLESIYLLMEKMVGKRPSLNEEVFVSEWQTANRNRALAYYLKETGYLEIEVEEALEVYLKQCSLEVTTEDIAIIGLILAQDGYHPIRKEQVLPKEVARLAKSLMLTCGVYNASGKFAAYIGIPAKTGVSGGIMSAVPPRVRNEEFPFQEGCGIGIYGPAIDEYGSSVAGVMLLKKIADTWDLSIF